The Spiroplasma citri genome has a segment encoding these proteins:
- the rnjA gene encoding ribonuclease J1 yields the protein MNEEKKETSKNKTIVTKPTSIVTKQPTQNVVKNKIPTKVFALGGLEEVGKNTYCIEHDEELIMLDAGVKFPSSTMLGVDAVIPNYNYLKENQRKIKALFITHGHEDHIGGIPYLLREVNIPIIYAPRLAAALIRDRLKEAKLEQTTIVKEVDNMSVIKTKNFKINFFAVNHSIPDAFGISVVTPNGKVVSTGDYKFDWTPLGHRADIERMANMGQEGVMLLMADSTNAEVEGYTQTETKIIQNISELFVKAKGRILISTFASNVHRIQHIVEIANKYGRKILVFGRSLDRIIKIIRQMGHLKISDKAFIKANDAKNYKDNEILIICTGSQGEPMAALSRIANNQHQHISIIPGDTVIFSSSPIPGNQADVVRVINKLVRAGAIVQENSPLNQIHTSGHASQEEQKLLFTLLKPKYFMPMHGDYRMLRQHGETAISVNVPKDNVFICANGDQIELLNGTAAIGKRIEAEAVYVDGKDLSGQTTAVVRDREILSKDGLIAVVISIDSQNNQLLTPPRIISRGSFYVKESGNIINESIRLATEAVNEVLKTQKPTFGALKNAIKQSLSPFIYRYKRRNPLIIPVILNKK from the coding sequence ATGAATGAAGAAAAGAAAGAAACAAGTAAAAACAAAACAATAGTTACAAAACCAACTAGTATAGTAACAAAACAACCAACACAAAATGTTGTTAAAAATAAAATTCCAACAAAAGTCTTTGCTTTAGGCGGATTAGAAGAAGTTGGAAAAAATACATATTGTATTGAGCATGATGAAGAGTTAATTATGCTTGATGCAGGAGTTAAATTCCCAAGTTCAACAATGCTTGGAGTTGATGCTGTTATTCCGAATTATAATTATTTAAAAGAAAATCAACGAAAAATAAAAGCGTTATTTATTACGCATGGGCACGAAGACCATATTGGTGGAATTCCCTATTTATTACGTGAAGTTAATATTCCAATTATTTATGCACCACGATTAGCAGCTGCTTTAATTCGTGATCGGCTAAAAGAAGCAAAATTGGAACAAACCACAATTGTTAAAGAAGTTGATAATATGAGTGTGATTAAAACGAAAAACTTTAAAATTAACTTTTTTGCTGTTAATCATAGTATTCCTGATGCTTTTGGAATTTCAGTAGTTACTCCAAATGGAAAAGTTGTTTCAACAGGTGATTATAAATTTGACTGAACGCCACTAGGGCATCGTGCTGATATTGAACGAATGGCAAATATGGGGCAAGAAGGTGTTATGTTATTAATGGCTGATAGTACTAATGCTGAAGTTGAAGGTTATACTCAAACTGAAACAAAAATTATTCAAAATATTAGTGAATTATTTGTTAAAGCTAAAGGGCGAATTTTAATTTCAACTTTTGCTTCAAATGTCCATCGAATTCAACATATTGTTGAAATTGCAAATAAATATGGACGAAAAATTTTAGTTTTTGGTCGAAGCTTAGATCGAATTATTAAAATTATTCGTCAAATGGGACATTTAAAAATTTCCGATAAGGCATTTATTAAAGCTAATGATGCTAAAAACTATAAAGATAATGAAATATTAATTATTTGTACTGGAAGTCAAGGTGAACCAATGGCTGCATTATCACGAATTGCAAATAACCAACATCAACATATTTCTATTATTCCTGGTGATACTGTTATTTTTTCATCATCACCAATTCCTGGTAATCAAGCTGATGTTGTGCGAGTTATTAATAAACTAGTTCGTGCCGGTGCTATTGTACAAGAAAATAGTCCTCTAAATCAAATTCATACTTCTGGTCATGCTTCGCAAGAAGAACAAAAATTATTATTTACCCTATTGAAGCCAAAATACTTTATGCCAATGCATGGTGACTATCGTATGCTTCGTCAACATGGTGAAACAGCAATTAGTGTCAATGTGCCAAAAGATAATGTCTTTATTTGTGCTAATGGTGATCAAATTGAATTATTAAATGGAACAGCAGCAATTGGAAAACGAATTGAAGCTGAAGCTGTCTATGTTGATGGTAAAGATTTATCAGGTCAAACAACAGCTGTTGTTCGTGACCGTGAAATCTTATCAAAAGATGGTTTAATTGCTGTTGTTATTTCAATTGATTCACAAAATAACCAATTGCTAACTCCACCACGGATTATTTCAAGAGGAAGTTTCTATGTTAAAGAATCTGGAAATATTATTAATGAATCAATTCGCTTAGCAACCGAAGCAGTTAATGAAGTTTTAAAAACTCAAAAGCCAACTTTTGGGGCTCTAAAAAATGCTATCAAGCAATCATTATCTCCTTTCATTTACCGTTATAAACGTCGTAATCCATTAATTATTCCAGTAATTTTAAATAAAAAATAA
- the rsmB gene encoding 16S rRNA (cytosine(967)-C(5))-methyltransferase RsmB, whose translation MQAREVAWNILWKIFAKNKFSNHLLSNIVEQNDNFIDQDKTLIYRIVYGTLKNKLYLEYIANQFIESKKTNQKLQVLLWMSIYQFRFLDRIPNYAIVNEAVNISKSVSPKYAGFINTTLKKIFDSKDEIFEINIADETKKLSIKYSFPSSLYLILRNEYSEDIARQVMIDSLTIPKLSFRVNTLKISRDELLSKYSNYNLTKSLVSSVGVIADKPVVNSEMFKKGLIFIQDEMSMRIAEILDPQETDRVLDMCSAPGGKATHLSQIINNKGIIDAYDISEKKINLIKMNASRLGITNIYPHLLDARKINSEIQYDKILCDAPCSGLGVIKRKPEIKYHTLTNQELANLVEIQEQLLEKAYQLLKPGGILVYSTCTFGGYENIVQIRNFLAKHSDLKIITTEQIFGYENNTDGFYYCKIRKKDK comes from the coding sequence ATGCAAGCAAGAGAAGTAGCATGGAATATCTTATGAAAAATTTTTGCAAAAAATAAGTTTAGTAATCATTTATTATCAAATATCGTAGAACAAAATGATAACTTTATTGACCAAGATAAAACTTTAATTTATCGAATTGTTTATGGTACTTTAAAAAATAAATTGTATTTAGAATATATTGCTAATCAATTTATTGAATCCAAGAAAACTAATCAAAAATTACAAGTTCTGTTATGAATGAGTATTTATCAATTTCGTTTTTTAGATCGTATTCCTAATTATGCAATTGTTAATGAAGCTGTTAATATTAGTAAAAGTGTTAGTCCAAAATATGCTGGTTTTATTAATACTACGTTAAAAAAGATTTTTGACAGTAAAGATGAGATTTTTGAAATTAACATTGCTGATGAAACAAAAAAATTAAGTATTAAATATAGTTTTCCGTCATCATTATATTTAATTCTTCGGAATGAATATAGTGAAGATATTGCTCGACAAGTAATGATTGATAGTTTAACCATTCCAAAACTTTCATTTCGCGTTAATACCTTAAAAATTAGCCGAGATGAATTATTATCCAAATATTCAAATTATAATTTGACAAAAAGTTTAGTGTCTTCTGTGGGGGTCATTGCTGATAAACCAGTTGTTAACTCAGAAATGTTTAAAAAAGGTTTAATTTTTATTCAAGATGAAATGAGTATGCGTATTGCAGAGATATTAGACCCACAAGAAACTGACCGCGTGTTAGATATGTGTAGTGCACCGGGTGGTAAAGCAACGCATCTAAGTCAAATCATAAACAATAAAGGGATTATTGATGCCTATGATATTAGTGAAAAGAAGATTAATTTAATTAAGATGAATGCTAGTCGATTAGGAATTACTAATATTTATCCACACTTATTAGATGCTAGAAAAATTAATAGTGAAATTCAATATGATAAAATTCTTTGTGATGCGCCCTGCAGTGGCTTAGGGGTAATTAAACGAAAGCCAGAAATTAAATATCATACTTTGACTAATCAAGAATTAGCAAATTTAGTTGAGATTCAAGAACAATTATTAGAAAAAGCTTATCAATTATTAAAACCAGGTGGAATTTTGGTTTATTCTACTTGTACTTTTGGTGGGTATGAAAATATTGTTCAAATCCGCAATTTTTTAGCAAAACATTCGGATTTAAAAATTATTACAACAGAACAAATCTTTGGTTATGAAAATAATACAGATGGATTTTATTATTGTAAAATTAGAAAAAAAGATAAGTAA
- the gmk gene encoding guanylate kinase — translation MQKKGFLIIFSGPSGVGKGTICQELFKYEKLNLAYSVSMTTRAKRQDEVEGVNYFFVDRPTFETAIKNDELLEYAEFVGNYYGTPKSYCIEQINNGKNVLLEIEVQGATQVLQKVTDAVSFFLIPPSLEELEKRIRGRKSEPEEVLQARLAKAADELPLQSNYNYVVVNNTVEQAVAEIKTILEQEIANRS, via the coding sequence GTGCAGAAAAAGGGTTTTTTAATTATTTTTTCTGGCCCATCAGGAGTCGGGAAAGGGACAATATGCCAAGAACTTTTTAAATATGAGAAGTTAAATTTGGCTTATTCAGTTTCAATGACAACAAGAGCAAAAAGGCAGGATGAAGTTGAAGGGGTAAATTATTTTTTTGTTGACAGACCAACATTTGAAACTGCAATTAAAAATGATGAATTATTAGAATATGCTGAATTTGTTGGTAATTATTATGGTACGCCAAAATCATATTGTATTGAGCAAATTAATAATGGAAAAAATGTTTTATTAGAAATTGAAGTACAAGGTGCAACACAAGTATTACAAAAAGTAACCGATGCAGTTTCATTTTTTTTAATTCCACCAAGTTTAGAAGAATTAGAAAAACGAATTCGAGGCCGAAAAAGTGAACCCGAAGAAGTATTACAAGCACGATTAGCAAAAGCAGCTGATGAACTTCCGTTGCAAAGTAATTATAATTATGTTGTTGTAAATAACACCGTAGAACAAGCCGTTGCAGAAATTAAAACAATTTTAGAACAAGAAATTGCTAATCGTTCATAA
- the rsmD gene encoding 16S rRNA (guanine(966)-N(2))-methyltransferase RsmD encodes MKKRKKRVKKMRVISGKYKGYQIKTLDGMNTRPMTTRIKEDAFNILDNYFIYENKIGLDIFAGSGQLGIEGLSRGLQQCYFNDSHQGAYKIIETNLNKLKINNAKILNYDYKILLSWMIQQKISIDILFLDPPFKQIEYYYDIITIILNNNIINNYGIIVCESNQVLSFDQFNLVMLRCKTYKKKYLYILRLEKGELMCRKRVF; translated from the coding sequence ATAAAAAAAAGAAAGAAAAGGGTTAAGAAAATGCGCGTGATTAGTGGAAAATATAAGGGTTATCAAATTAAAACATTAGATGGAATGAATACCAGGCCAATGACGACCCGTATTAAAGAAGATGCATTTAATATTTTAGATAATTATTTTATTTATGAAAATAAGATTGGCTTAGATATTTTTGCTGGAAGTGGTCAATTAGGAATTGAAGGCTTATCACGGGGGTTACAACAATGTTATTTTAATGATTCTCATCAGGGTGCTTACAAAATTATTGAAACGAATTTAAATAAATTAAAAATAAATAATGCAAAAATATTAAATTATGATTATAAAATTTTATTAAGTTGAATGATACAGCAGAAAATATCAATTGATATTTTATTTTTGGACCCACCTTTTAAGCAAATTGAGTATTATTATGATATTATTACTATAATATTGAATAACAATATTATCAATAACTATGGAATAATAGTTTGTGAATCAAATCAAGTGTTGTCATTTGATCAATTTAATTTAGTTATGCTACGCTGTAAAACATATAAAAAAAAGTATTTGTATATATTAAGATTAGAAAAAGGAGAGTTAATGTGCAGAAAAAGGGTTTTTTAA
- the def gene encoding peptide deformylase, with amino-acid sequence MLQNEIPTKDWLVFDDTPSIRQSSIDVSLPLAPENELVMKKLIDFVRYSQDPQKNSGHTIRPAVGLAAPQIGFNIKMYYIRIEETNDETGFKKIIEHAMINPKIIGKSAQIACIEEGEGCLSVNGDKEGFVPRSFRIIVEGYDYLKQQQVTITARSYEAIVFQHEEAHLEGKLYYDLINKKEPWLKKNDWIIL; translated from the coding sequence GTGTTGCAAAACGAAATTCCAACTAAAGACTGACTAGTATTTGATGACACACCGTCAATTCGGCAATCATCAATTGATGTTTCTTTACCATTAGCACCTGAAAATGAACTTGTGATGAAAAAATTAATTGATTTTGTAAGATATTCCCAAGATCCACAAAAAAATAGTGGCCATACAATTAGACCAGCTGTTGGCTTAGCAGCTCCTCAAATTGGATTTAATATTAAAATGTATTATATTCGGATTGAAGAGACAAATGACGAAACAGGATTCAAAAAAATAATTGAGCATGCAATGATTAATCCTAAAATTATTGGAAAAAGTGCACAAATAGCTTGCATAGAAGAAGGCGAAGGCTGTTTAAGTGTTAATGGTGATAAAGAAGGTTTTGTCCCTCGTAGTTTTCGAATTATTGTTGAAGGTTATGATTATTTAAAACAACAACAAGTGACAATTACTGCTCGTAGTTATGAAGCAATTGTTTTTCAACATGAAGAAGCACATTTAGAAGGCAAACTATATTATGATTTAATTAATAAAAAAGAACCTTGATTAAAAAAAAATGATTGAATTATTTTATAA